A DNA window from Patagioenas fasciata isolate bPatFas1 chromosome 1, bPatFas1.hap1, whole genome shotgun sequence contains the following coding sequences:
- the RIBC2 gene encoding RIB43A-like with coiled-coils protein 2 isoform X1, translated as MDLEVALDLLQHFLEKRGVDCIKQLSGLVALGRVKGYFQNPDSIFDVAEWRRLGDVLWGMVIDEDKSVKKLMKPWCEIVTNIKRYQLEKNLAAVAMEQLGGAEATAGLLTFGGNHIPVPAMGCPIPVHHEAKELSTEPPPIPPRSNVTTAEPSAPPPSEEEEMKPVRFQNKPKENDEEVTTPTPMSCPRVTPVNWRRIIRQAVEEKQLDVASNISESFAFPVKYDVGNDGNLEGMHQSLDWKLLSQLRTTVNESGIHGEPTKQLLNYIWGGTILCPEDIKGIIRMIMTQSQQLLRQAHWQQYCEVSAHQLRQQGDGLWGVTVEQLMGTDRYASVDMQIQQGPDVCSESMRTARLVIAEVKTSPPSPSYRSIKQGRDETFSQFVDRVTSAIDQSDVQEWMKGALLRQCVMENTNPSTKSIILTLPGDATIEQMLDRMSRVPVSPQAMLVEAVRELGKDLIQAQQQAFVALAPLKQSETQPRLTMQRGNKCFRCGQEGHIRRQCWAQQVWCETAT; from the coding sequence ATGGATCTCGAGGTAGCCCTAGATCTTTTACAGCACTTTTTAGAAAAGCGGGGGGTAGATTGCATTAAGCAATTGTCGGGTTTAGTCGCATTAGGAAGAGTAAAAGGGTACTTTCAGAACCCTGACTCAATTTTTGACGTAGCGGAATGGCGAAGGTTAGGTGATGTTTTATGGGGTATGGTTATAGATGAAGATAAATCTGTAAAAAAGTTAATGAAGCCGTGGTGTGAGATAGTTACTAATATTAAGAGATATCAGTTAGAAAAGAACCTAGCAGCAGTAGCTATGGAACAGTTGGGGGGTGCAGAAGCTACAGCAGGACTTTTAACTTTTGGGGGGAATCATATTCCTGTGCCTGCTATGGGGTGTCCTATCCCAGTACATCATGAAGCAAAGGAACTGAGTACAGAACCGCCTCCCATTCCCCCACGATCTAATGTAACTACTGCGGAACCATCTGCCCCCCCCCCATCTGAGGAGGAGGAAATGAAACCAGTACGCTTTCAGAATAAACCAAAAGAGAACGATGAAGAAGTTACAACTCCAACTCCCATGAGCTGCCCTAGGGTGACTCCTGTGAATTGGAGGAGAATCATAAGACaagcagtggaagaaaaacaaCTTGATGTGGCTAGTAATATTTCTGAAAGCTTTGCTTTTCCAGTGAAATACGATGTGGGGAATGATGGAAATCTTGAAGGTATGCATCAATCACTAGACTGGAAATTACTATCTCAATTGAGAACAACAGTGAATGAATCAGGAATACATGGCGAACCAACAAAACAACTGTTAAATTACATCTGGGGAGGAACCATCCTATGCCCAGAGGACATTAAAGGTATTATTAGGATGATTATGACTCAGTCGCAACAGTTGTTACGGCAAGCACATTGGCAGCAATATTGCGAAGTGTCCGCTCACCAACTTCGGCAGCAAGGTGATGGTCTTTGGGGAGTAACAGTTGAACAGTTAATGGGAACAGATAGATATGCTTCCGTTGACATGCAGATTCAGCAGGGACCGGATGTTTGCTCAGAGTCTATGCGAACCGCGCGATTAGTGATAGCAGAAGTTAAGACAAGCCCTCCCTCACCATCATACAGGTCAATAAAACAGGGCAGAGATGAGACTTTTTCACAATTTGTAGATAGGGTGACTTCAGCGATAGACCAATCTGATGTGCAAGAGTGGATGAAGGGAGCATTATTGAGGCAATGTGTTATGGAAAATACTAATCCCTCCACCAAGTCTATCATACTAACTTTGCCAGGAGATGCTACCATAGAACAGATGCTAGATCGCATGAGCAGGGTGCCAGTGAGTCCACAAGCTATGTTAGTCGAAGCAGTGCGAGAGCTAGGAAAAGACCTTATACAGGCACAACAACAAGCCTTCGTAGCCTTAGCACCTCTAAAACAGTCTGAGACACAGCCCCGACTCACAATGCAGAGAGGAAACAAATGTTTCCGCTGTGGACAAGAAGGACACATCAGAAGACAGTGCTGGGCTCAACAAGTTTGGTGTGAAACTGCAACATGA